The DNA segment CATTGCCGCGCTGGCGCTCGGCGTTTCCGCACTGACCGGCATCCTTGCCGGTTTCCTCCCCGCCTGGCGCGCGGCCCGCATGAATCCGGTGGACGCCTTGAGAAGCGAATGAACGCGCCAACAAAATTCCACAGCCCGACCCAACTGAAAACGTCCGGCACGCGATTCAGAGCCGACGCGACTTTTCCGACGGGCGGCCCTGCTTTCACCCAGGTCTTTGCCGCATGAAAAAACGATGCTCCACCCTGTGGTTCGATGAAGCGCGCGAGAGCTTCGTAATGGCTCTGAACGCCCTGGCCGCCCACAAATTACGCGCGGCTCTGACCTTGCTTGGCGTCGTCGTCGGAGTGTTTTCAATCATTGTGACGATGACCGCCATGCGCGTGCTGCAAAGCAACATCGAACGCGAGTTGAGCGGATTGGGCGCGCACACGTTCACGGTGGACAAGTGGCCGGCCATTTCTTTCGCCGGACCGGCCGGATGGGAAAAGTATCGGCGCCGCCTGCCGCTGACGCTGCATCACCAACAGCTTTTGCGGGAGCGCGCCACGCTCGCCGTCGCCGTGGGCGCTGAATCAGAATTCCGACAGGCGGAAGCCGCCTCGCGTTTCGTCACGACGGATCCCGACGTAACCCTTTTGGGCGTCACGCCGGAAGCGCTGGCTTGCAAGGGTTGGAACCTCGCGGAAGGTCGCGGCTTGTTAAGCGCCGACGTGGACGCGGCGCGATTCGTTTGCCTGCTCGGCAACAAGCTCGCCAAAAAACTATTTCCCCGGGGCGGCGCGGTGGGCCAGACGATCAAGTTTGACGGAGTGAATCACCTGGTCGTCGGAGTTCTGGAGGCCAGCACCCGCATGGGCGAAGGTCAGGACAACTTCGTGGCGGTGCCGATCACTCTGGGCTTGAACCGTTATGGCGGCAACACCTGGCGCAGCCTGACGTTGCTCGTGCAAGCGCGCGATCAGGCTGGTTACGACGATTGCGTGGAGCAGGTCCGCAGCGTGCTGCGCGTGGCGCGCAAAGTGCCGCCGGGCGAACCGGACGACTTTGAAATCTCCTCCAACGATTCGCTCATCAAACAATTTCGCGGGCTAACCCTGGCGGTCCGCGTCGGCGTGGCGGTGATCAGCTCGATTGCGTTGCTCGCGGCGGGCATCGGCATCATGAACATCATGTTGGTTTCCGTCACCGAACGGACGCGCGAAATCGGCATCCGCCGGGCCATCGGCGCCAAGAAGCGCAACATCATGACGCAGTTCATCGTGGAGGCCGTGGTGTTGTGCGAAGTCGGCGGCGCCATCGGCGTATTACTCGGCATCCTCGGCGGCAACGTCACCGCTTATTTTCTCAAAGTGCAACCCGCCCTGCCGCTCGACTGGATTGTGATCGGCCTGGTGATCTGCTCGGCCGTCGGCATCATCTTCGGCACCTATCCCGCCTATAAAGCCGCCCAGCTCGATCCCATCGAATCACTGCGCTACGAATGATGGAAGCCATGCCGGGCTACTTGGCGCGAAATGATTTATCCGGATACCGGGGCGGAGGCGGAACCGGTCGCGGATCTTGCGCGATCAATTTCTGGAGATGGCTGATCGCCGCGTCCAATTGCGCATCCTGACCGTTGAAGGTCGCGTGCGGCAGATTATCCACGATCACGTCCGGGTCCACCCCGCGTCCTTCTATCAACCACTCGCCTTCCGGACCGTACACGCCCGTTTCCGCCGCCGTCGCCATGCCGCTGTCCACGAGCCAGCGTTGAGCCGAAAGCCAGACTTCGCCACCCCACGTGCGCGTGCCGATGACTTTGCCCAGGCCCAACCGCTTGAAACCTTCGCTGAACGCCTCGCCGTCGCTCGCGGTTCGTTCGTTGCACAATACCGTGA comes from the Verrucomicrobiia bacterium genome and includes:
- a CDS encoding ABC transporter permease → MKKRCSTLWFDEARESFVMALNALAAHKLRAALTLLGVVVGVFSIIVTMTAMRVLQSNIERELSGLGAHTFTVDKWPAISFAGPAGWEKYRRRLPLTLHHQQLLRERATLAVAVGAESEFRQAEAASRFVTTDPDVTLLGVTPEALACKGWNLAEGRGLLSADVDAARFVCLLGNKLAKKLFPRGGAVGQTIKFDGVNHLVVGVLEASTRMGEGQDNFVAVPITLGLNRYGGNTWRSLTLLVQARDQAGYDDCVEQVRSVLRVARKVPPGEPDDFEISSNDSLIKQFRGLTLAVRVGVAVISSIALLAAGIGIMNIMLVSVTERTREIGIRRAIGAKKRNIMTQFIVEAVVLCEVGGAIGVLLGILGGNVTAYFLKVQPALPLDWIVIGLVICSAVGIIFGTYPAYKAAQLDPIESLRYE